From the genome of Streptomyces sp. V1I1, one region includes:
- a CDS encoding hemolysin III family protein: MERAADIVQPLKPKLRGWLHAGMVPASLIAGVFLILLARTPQAVLACTVYAVTAWLLFGTSAVYHRGTWGPLGEAVLRRLDHANIFLIIAGTCTPMAVLLLPPGQRTVLLWIVWTGALAGVAFRVLWVGAPRWLYTPCYLALGWAPVRYLPDFLHTGGAAVLTLIVAGGLLYSAGAVVYALQRPDPSPRWFGYHEVFHAFTVTAFAAHYTAICLAAL; this comes from the coding sequence TGGAGCGGGCAGCCGACATCGTGCAGCCGCTCAAACCGAAGTTGCGCGGCTGGCTCCACGCGGGGATGGTTCCCGCCTCGCTGATCGCAGGCGTCTTCCTCATCCTTCTGGCCCGCACGCCGCAGGCGGTCCTTGCCTGCACCGTCTACGCCGTCACCGCCTGGCTGCTGTTCGGAACGAGCGCGGTGTACCACCGCGGCACCTGGGGGCCGCTCGGCGAGGCCGTCCTGCGGCGCCTCGACCACGCCAACATCTTCCTGATCATCGCCGGCACCTGCACTCCCATGGCCGTACTCCTGCTCCCCCCGGGGCAGCGGACGGTCCTGCTGTGGATCGTGTGGACGGGCGCGCTGGCCGGCGTCGCCTTCCGCGTGCTGTGGGTCGGGGCTCCCCGCTGGCTCTACACGCCCTGCTACCTCGCCCTGGGCTGGGCACCGGTGCGCTACCTGCCCGACTTCCTGCACACCGGCGGGGCAGCCGTACTGACACTGATCGTGGCCGGTGGCCTCCTCTACAGCGCCGGCGCAGTCGTCTACGCCCTGCAGCGCCCAGACCCCTCACCCCGCTGGTTCGGGTACCACGAGGTCTTCCACGCGTTCACCGTGACGGCCTTCGCGGCGCACTACACCGCCATCTGCCTCGCCGCCCTCTGA